In Hyphomicrobiaceae bacterium, the following are encoded in one genomic region:
- a CDS encoding DUF3147 family protein, which produces MLQYAIKVAITAVTVVAISEIAKRSSTLGAIIASLPLTSLLAFLWLYGETGDAGKVAELARGIFWYVLPSLVLFVAFPMLVSQAMGFWASLAISCALTFAAYLAMIAVLSRFGITL; this is translated from the coding sequence ATGCTGCAGTACGCCATCAAGGTCGCGATTACGGCTGTAACGGTGGTGGCAATATCCGAGATCGCCAAGCGTTCAAGTACGCTTGGCGCGATCATTGCCTCCCTGCCCCTAACCTCGCTCCTGGCGTTCCTCTGGCTTTACGGCGAAACCGGCGACGCAGGCAAAGTGGCGGAGCTTGCTCGGGGCATTTTCTGGTACGTGCTGCCATCGCTCGTGCTGTTCGTGGCGTTTCCGATGCTTGTGAGCCAAGCCATGGGTTTCTGGGCAAGCCTTGCCATTTCATGCGCTCTGACATTCGCCGCCTATCTGGCAATGATCGCTGTGCTCTCGCGCTTCGGCATTACGCTCTAG
- a CDS encoding ABC-F family ATP-binding cassette domain-containing protein produces the protein MLHINDLTYRIEGKVILDAATAAIPPGHKVGLVGRNGAGKTTLLRLLKGEISPDDGGISTPRNVRIGHVAQEAPGGDVSLIDWVLAADTERAALMEEAEHATDPHRIGEIQLRLTDIDAHSAPARAAQILSGLGFDEEAQCRACREFSGGWRMRVALGAVLFLEPEVLLLDEPTNYLDLEGTMWLESHLKTYPHSVLIVSHDRDLLNRCVQSILHLDRGRLTMYTGGYDDFEEARREKQRLELKLKKKQDDQRRHIQAFIDRFKAKASKARQAQSRVKALAKMQPIAAQVDDRVTPFLLPNPAKMIASPLLRLEGAAAGYEHDRPILRGLDLRIDNDDRIALLGQNGNGKSTFAKLIAGRLKPLAGHVFGAQKIEVGYFAQHQLDDLNPSSTPYDYMLNLMPDATEAQRRAKLGAFGFGADKADTKCQNLSGGEKARLLLALTAFHAPNLLILDEPTNHLDIDSREALVHALMEYDGAVILISHDRHLVEATADRLWLVKDGTVKSYDGDMEGYRAELLADRASKRTRAQEARDTTQDATSRADVRRAAADRRAQLAPLRKAMADAEKLVDNLSAKIAACDAVLADLEIYTRDPQKAQRTGLERGQLAKQLADAEETWLIASEAYDAADTIGTT, from the coding sequence ATGCTTCACATCAACGATCTCACATATCGCATTGAGGGAAAGGTGATCCTCGATGCCGCGACGGCGGCCATTCCGCCTGGGCACAAGGTTGGCCTCGTCGGACGTAACGGCGCCGGCAAGACGACCCTTCTGCGCCTGCTCAAAGGCGAGATTTCTCCTGATGACGGAGGCATTTCGACGCCGCGCAATGTTCGTATCGGCCATGTCGCACAGGAGGCCCCCGGCGGCGACGTCAGCTTGATAGACTGGGTGCTTGCCGCAGACACAGAGCGCGCAGCACTTATGGAGGAAGCCGAGCACGCCACAGACCCGCATCGCATTGGAGAGATCCAGCTCAGGCTGACCGACATCGACGCGCATTCAGCGCCCGCACGCGCAGCCCAAATCCTTTCAGGTCTCGGCTTTGACGAAGAGGCCCAGTGCCGCGCGTGCCGGGAGTTTTCTGGCGGCTGGCGTATGCGCGTGGCGCTCGGCGCAGTCCTTTTCTTGGAACCGGAAGTGTTGCTGCTCGACGAGCCGACCAACTACCTCGACCTGGAAGGCACGATGTGGTTGGAAAGCCATCTGAAGACCTATCCGCATAGCGTTCTGATCGTCAGCCACGACCGCGATCTTCTCAACCGGTGCGTTCAGTCTATCCTGCATCTCGACCGTGGCCGCCTGACCATGTACACGGGTGGTTACGACGACTTCGAAGAGGCGCGCCGCGAAAAGCAGCGGCTGGAACTCAAGCTCAAAAAGAAGCAGGACGACCAGCGCCGGCACATCCAGGCGTTTATCGATCGCTTTAAGGCCAAAGCTTCGAAAGCCCGCCAGGCCCAAAGCCGCGTCAAGGCGCTCGCCAAAATGCAGCCCATCGCGGCGCAGGTAGACGACCGCGTCACGCCCTTCCTGCTTCCAAATCCTGCCAAGATGATCGCCAGTCCGCTGTTGCGTTTGGAGGGGGCCGCTGCTGGCTACGAGCACGATCGCCCAATTCTCAGAGGGCTCGATCTGCGCATCGACAACGATGATCGTATCGCGTTGCTCGGCCAGAACGGCAACGGCAAATCGACCTTCGCCAAGCTTATCGCAGGGCGGCTCAAACCCTTGGCAGGGCATGTGTTTGGCGCCCAAAAGATCGAAGTGGGTTACTTCGCCCAGCATCAGCTCGACGATCTTAATCCTTCGAGCACGCCTTACGATTACATGCTGAATCTGATGCCCGACGCAACGGAGGCTCAGCGGCGTGCAAAGCTTGGCGCTTTCGGCTTTGGCGCCGATAAAGCAGATACCAAGTGCCAAAACCTGTCAGGCGGTGAAAAGGCACGCCTCCTGCTCGCGCTCACCGCTTTTCACGCACCTAACCTGTTGATTCTGGACGAGCCCACAAACCACCTCGACATCGATAGCCGCGAGGCGCTTGTTCACGCGCTGATGGAATACGATGGCGCCGTCATCCTCATCAGCCACGATCGCCATCTCGTAGAAGCCACAGCGGACCGGCTGTGGCTGGTCAAGGATGGCACCGTAAAATCCTACGACGGCGATATGGAAGGCTATCGTGCAGAGCTTCTGGCCGATCGTGCAAGCAAACGCACCAGAGCACAGGAAGCGCGCGACACCACGCAGGACGCAACAAGCCGCGCCGACGTCCGCCGAGCTGCAGCAGATCGTCGTGCTCAGCTTGCACCCCTACGCAAAGCAATGGCTGACGCAGAAAAACTTGTGGATAACTTGAGCGCGAAGATTGCGGCCTGTGACGCAGTGCTCGCGGACCTAGAGATCTACACCCGCGACCCTCAGAAAGCGCAGCGTACGGGTTTGGAACGAGGGCAACTTGCTAAGCAACTGGCAGACG